The genomic interval CAACGCTTGCAGGCGATCTATATCTGCGACAATATCTGCCAAAGCGTTCTGTTCTAATGCTGCATCGTATAGGGCGCGGGCATAAGGTTTTGCAACCCGAATGTCTCTCATATTTCTAATTATGTCCCTCTGGACTGCCCTCCACTTCGTTTCGGGCAGGTTTCTGGTAAAGTTGCAGCTGGATTGAATTCGCTGAAGGCCTTGACAACCCAGGGACGGTTGGAATTAACCGAAAACCATCGTGAAACGTAGTGGAACGATGACCAGACTTAATAGTTAAGAAATTGGCAGCCTACTGATTGATGCGTCAATGATATGCTGATGCCGCTCCGCGCTGAGTTCCGCGCTTATGATTTTGCCGGCAGCATCAATCGCGAGTTCAGCAACAACGCCTCGCAGTTCTGAGATAGCATCGTCTTTTTCACGCTGAATCTCTGCCCTGGCTCTTGCGACTTCCTCTTCTGCTTCTTGCCGTGCTTGTGTAAGAATTTCTTGACGCTCAGTGTTTCCTTGTTCAATTGCAGCTTGGATTTTCGTTTGTGCTTCAGTCTCAATTTCGGCTAAACGTTGGCGTGTCTCTGCAGTGAGCCTGTCCAACTCTTCGCGATCCGTCCGCAATTGTTCCAACTGCGTAACGATTCCGGTTCTGCGCTCGTCTAAGAGGCCACCGACCTTTCCAAATACGAACTTCCACAGTACCGCCAGCACAACCAAAAAACCAATGACTTGGATGATAATCGTCTTCGGGTCAATCCCGAGCAGACTCAACAATCCACCATCAGCAGGCACATCAGCAGCGAACGCACTGTTGACACAGATGCTCGTCAGAATAACCGAGCATGCATAGAGGACACGGTTTGCAGTTCCTTGTTTGGTGTTTCGCATAAGTTTACTGTACTCTGTTTTTGAAATGATTATTAGTTGTCAGTTATCAGTTAAGGCGTGTGGATATGAAAAGCGTTTTACCTGCCACAAGCGATCAACTGAAAACTAACAACTGATAACTGATGTATTATTTAATTTTCGCCTCTGACATCTGTCGCGACTCGGTTCGCGTCTGCATCAATCATCTCTTTAAGCACTTCGCCTTCTGGGAGTTTTGCCTGCAAGATAAAGAACATTAAAAGCGCGTAGATAACGAGCGATTCGATGAGTGCCAAACCGATAATCATCGCAGTTTGAATTTGTGGCGCGGATTCGGGTTGACGTGCGATACCCTCAAGAGCCGTGCTGGTCGCACTTCCTTGTGCTCTTGAGGCGAAGATGACGGCGATCGGCAAGCCTAAAGTTACACCGAACGCCAACACTGCTAAATAAATCATGAAATGTCCTCCTTGGACGGATACGGGACAGTCTACACTTGTCCCACAGAATTAGTGATGCGCTTCATGCGCTTCGTCGCCGTGTTCTATGAACAGCACGATGTAGATAGATGTTAAAATGGTAAAAACGAATGCCTGCAGGAAGCCAGCAAACAACCCGAAGAACAGCATCGGCACTTGCACCGGAATAATCGGTATGGCATCTGCGATCAGCACAATCAGTCCGAGTTTTGTCAATTCAATAACGACTGCTTTTTCGCCAAAAATGTTTCCGAAAAGCCGGACAGCAAGTGAACCCGCACGCGATAACTGTGCAACAACTTCAAGTGGAAACATCAAGACCCCTAACCACGGCGGGTTACCCGCTAAATGTTTCAGATAACCGCCTATCCCGTTCTCTTTAATAGCGATAATTTGAACGCCTAATACAGCCGTTATACCGAGGGCAAGCGTTGTATTCAAATCTGCTGTTGGCGGTTGAAGCCCCGGAATAACGCCGAGATAGTTTAGGAAGAGAATGAAGATGAAGAAGGAGCCAACGAAGGGAACGTACTTTTTGCCGTGATCGCCTAAAATACCCCCGAAGAAATCCATGATACCCCCGACAAACACCTCTAAGAGGGTTTGTCCTTTCCCTTCAGGGATCCGTTTCAACTTTCGGGTGGCGAAAATAAAAAATAGTACTAAGACGAGAACAGCAAAGTATGTATTGGGAATTAAATCGGGCTGATGCCACCGAGTCGGTTCAGGGATCATTTCATCCGGTAAAAGCCGCGAAATCGGATAGAGCAAACTGCGGTGACCGTTGTCGGCTGCGAAACTTCCAGCGACTCCTGCCAAACTGAGTCCCACAACCAAGCAGATAAACGATAGTTTTTTCATGTTTTGTTGTTAGTATTTCTTAAATATAGCGGTCTTGGCACTTTTCAGTTCAAAGTCGATTTGTAAACGCTGCCTTACGACGGTTTGGAACCCTTATTGGAAAGAATAGACATCACCAAACCGATCGCCTTGATGATAATAGCACCTTGTACCAAAGCAATACCGCCTGCAAGCGCGTAAATGTTCATCCACTCCGTTTTAAATAGGAAATAGAGTATGCCACCCAACACTGTATATTTACCGAACGCAATGAAACCCAGTAAATACTTTGTGCGATTTGTTCTCCCAGGCTGGATAAGGCGTCGGACTACGAATTCGATTGACCAGAAGAGGCTAAGGCTGATAATGCTGCCGATAAGAAAACTGGGGAGTGCGGGACGTTTGAATCCTAACAACACTGCTCCAACGACTATGGTGAGACAGATTGTTAAGATATAGACTTGGCGGATAAATCGGTCGCCAACTTCCAAAACGGGCCCCATCTAAGTGACTCCTTTTTGACGCTCCCACAGCTAAAGCGGTGGGATTCTTGCTTCGTCGCAGTATGCCCGCCTGCCATACCCACCGAAGTGTTTGGCGTGATTTCGGGTCTTACTTCTGCTCCACAAGCGTTTAGACTCTCGGTATGCCCGACCGCGAGGGTTCTTTCGATTTACCTAAAGGATTGGGATTGTTAAGTATTATCCTTCAGAATTTTGCGTCTCTTCTGAGGTAGAGTGATCCTGTTTCTTTTGACCGTAAAGTCGCCGGTTCCAGCGCGCAACCGAACGAAACATTTCCATGAATCCAGCAGCAACCCCTATTCCGAAACCGATGTATGATCCAATTGCTGCGTTGCCTAATTTGCCACCGATCCACTTACCGCCAAAATAGCCAATGCAAATAGCGAGCGCAAGTGTTATACCAATGGAAGCGAGGTCAAACATCCCCACATTTTCATGTTTGAATGGGTCTAATTGACGTTTAAACATGACGGTTGCCCTCATAAAATGAAAATACGGTCAGAACAGACTTTCTCGCGAAGCAACGCTATATATTATAACACGCGAATTATGAGAATGCAAAAAAAAACACGAAAACAGTAAAAAGGCAAGAACGGTGTGTTCTTGCCTTTAACAATGCGTTTACGTACAGCCCCGTTATCGCTTGATATGTGCCCATGTCGTGGCGAGTTTGTCGGCAGGAGAGACATCAAACGCCTCTTCCAATCCATCCTCCATAATCTGTGTAATCTCATCCTCACTGAGAACTACATTAAAGATAGCAACATCATCAATGATGCCCCTGAAGTGACCGGCATAACCGAAACCGATGAGCAAATTAAGGTTGCTGGGGCTGGAATCTCCACACGGGTGTGCCCCACATTTCGCCCATTTATCCTCGGCAGTAACTTCACCGTCTTTGTACATCTTGTATTCACGGTCGTCAACATTTCTCGTCTCGGCGACATGAATCCATTCGTCATCTACGAAAGTCCCAGCGACCGGTCTTCTAACCTCTACATACGGCTGACAATTCGCACCACAATCACCCCAATAAAAACTCAATCGACCGTCTGGTTCCAATGTCAAGCAACCTTCGCCGCCATAAGACTTGCAAACTAAGTTTTGGCGACCGGCACTGACGCTTTCAGGTTTAACCCAGAAAACGATTGTCACATTCCCATCGAATTGGAGCGATTCATCGTTTCCCATATCCACAAAAGATGAGCCGTCGAATTCAAGTGCCTTACCGAATTTGCCATCTACCCATTTGGGTTTATTCTTGAGCTCGCCATCATTTCCGTTTTCTGAACTATCTTTGGTCGTATCTCCTTTACCTTCATCAAATTTCCATATACCCACAATGGTATCAGGGTCTAATATCGCATAGCTTGAAACAGCTAACGTCCCTACAATAAATAGGACGAGCGCGCTGATTGATAACGCTCTGGTTTTCATTTGGTTACTCCTCCTTAGTTAATAATTGTAGGGATGATAGCAGATTTAGTAAAAGCGGTCAAGAAAAGATTTCTCCGTCTACCTTTATAAATATTAATCTTCAGTTCGGAGTGCGTCAGTAGGTGAAAACCGTGCCGCACGCATTGCAGGATAGACCCCAAAACCTACACCCATGACGATTGAGAAGATAACAGAGGTGAGTATCCACGGTAAGGATAACACGACGGGCCACGCATCCACAACTGGCACGATCCGCACCGCGAGCCGTGCCATCCCATGCGCCGCCACCCAACCACCTGCGATGCCCAGCACCCCGCCGCAGAGACAGAGACAAATGGATTCTGTCAAGAACTGATAGAAGATATCTACCCGTTTCGCACCGACCGATTTCCGCAAACCTATCTCCCGTGTCTTTTCGCCGACAGAAACGAGGCAGATATTCATGATGCCGACACCGCTGACGAACAGCGAGAAACCTGCAAGGCTCCCTAACGTGATTTTCATCACTTTTTGAATGTGGAAAAGTCGTCGAGCCGTCAGTTTCGCTATCCAAACCCCGATAAACTCATCTTTCCCTCGGTGTCTTTTACGCAGCGTGTTTTTAACCGAATCAATAATACTATCAATTTCTGCACCTTTTCTAAAAAAGACGAGCAGATAGTCAACATAACGAAAGCCTTTTACCCGTTGTTGATAGGTTGTCAACGGCACAGAAATCGCATCATCTAAAGAATACGCGTCGCTGAGGCTCATGCCTTTTGTTGCCATCACTCCGATAACCCGTAACCTGATCTGCGATTGCCGCCAATGATACCGAAGTTTCACCTCTTGTCCGATGGGCGATGCCTCACCAAAAAGCTCTCTGGCAGTGTTAGCGCCGAGGACACAGACCTGCTTTGCGTTTTCGATATCGCTGTCGGAGAGGAATCTACCGGCGTGAACTTCCCAACCCATGCCGGGAGCGTAGTCTGCTGTAATACCTTCTAAACGTGCTTTCGCCTGATACCCGTTTCGGTTGCTAACAAAGGTGTTGAAGTCTTCTACTTTAGGCAAGACGTACAGTACATCGGGGCATTCTGCCTCAACTGCAGAGGCATCCTCAAGGGTATATCGTTCTGTAGTGCGCCGGACGAGCCGCGGTCCCTTCCAAATAGAAGTCCGTGTCCAAAATGCAATCTGATTGGCACCGCCCATCATTTCAAGGTTTTGAGCGATGATAAGTTTCCCGCCATCGCCGATAGCGATCATGCACAGTACACCTGCAATCCCGATGAAGATGCCGAGAATGGACAATCCTGCCCGGAGTCTATTTTGCACCAGGGGCTTTACACCCACCGTGATAGCATCACGAAAGTTCATAAGGATCACCCGAATTAGTGTTGCCTTATTTCTGTCCCAGAGCCTTCAGAAACGCTTCATCATCCTTTACATCTGAAAATTCAGGGGTCTCAAGGAAAGTCGGATAGTATGTATCCCGATTATAGGGAGTTACCACATAATAGTCCTGAGCGATTTTTAAATGATGTAAAGTCTTCTCTCGATCCTTCTCAGAAGCCCAGGTACTCACAGCAAGTTGGAAGTGCCCGTAATGGTTGCTATCTTCCAAATCAATGGCGATCTGTAGGAACCGTTTCGCCTCGTCATACTTCTTCAACCACAACAGACAACAACCGACATCGTGAGCAAACCACCAAAGATGGTCAAGATTTACAGGTTGACCTGCATCCCGTTTCTTCAACTCTCCTTCCAGATACGCATTCACTTCCGTAAAGACTTGATCGAAACGATCCCAATCTTCCTGTCTACCGTAGACGAGGAGTCGATTTTCTTTTGCGATCAACCAGAATTGAAAATAGTGCTCCGAACTGAGATCGTTGTTAGCACGTTCTAACTTTTCTATTTCAAGGAGTGCTTCATCAAACCGGTTGTTGCCCCGTAAGACATCTGCTCCGACTTGCAGGAACTCGCCACGACTGTAGTAACTCACTTCAGGGCTTTCCAAACGTTCAGAGGCTTCATTATAAAGTTGAATCCAGTCATCAATACGACCTTCCGCCGTCCAACAATTATGCACACTCAGCTTAACAGCCTCCAACACATATTTATCTGACAAGTGCCGGCACGTCCAACGGTAAAGCAGAGAGTGTTCTTCAGCGGTTTCTCGATTTCTCCCAAGAAAAGCGAGACTATCGATTAACTCATTATGTGCCCAGAAACGCTCGGTATTATCCAGCGTATCATTCATATACCTACGGAGTAGAGATAGCCGTTTTTCCATGCCAAGTTTGCCCATATACGGGTATATCTCATCGACGGCAAGATGCACCAATTCGGGCGTAATTTCACCCTTAAGCGCAGCTTCAATCTCGTTGCAGGCTTCTGTAAGAATGGCCGCTCTTGATGCAGGATCAGATTTCACATTTTCCATGAATGCATTGAACCTGCTGCGAATTTCTTCTAATTGACTCATGATGTTCTCCTTGATATTATCTGATAGTTCTAAATGGCCAAAGAATTCTTGATTCAAGAATTCTGGATCTGTTTGCAGACGCTTTCGCGCTCGCTGGAGTCGACTCGTAATTGTGTTCACCGACACGCCCATGAATCTGCCGATCTCCTTCGTTGACATTTCGTCAAGATAGAAGAGTGTTACAACGGCGCGTTCATTCTCAGGCAGTTTTTCCAAAAGTCTTTTCACAAGTTCATGGTAACGCTCGGTTCTCTCTGTCATCCGCTGTTCCGATATGTGATGGGTGTAGGAGGATTTCTCGATTTCTTCAATAGGTGTGTCCTCCAGGGACTGCATTCCAGACTTTTGGGTTCGCATCCAATCAATGCAAAGCCGATTTGCGATGACATGGAGCCATCCCGCAAATTGAGTGGGATTCTTGAGGGTCGAAAGTTTGTTATATGCCCTCAGGAAGGTATCTTGCATAATATCTTCCGCATAGTGAAAATCTTGGGTCTTCCGCCATGCCAGGGCATGCACACTCTTTTGGTACTTTTCGACCAAGATACCAAACGCAGTGTCATCGCCTGATAGGATTTTATGGATCAGCTGAACATCGTCTTCTCTTTCCACGAAACTTCCTCCTCACGAACAGATTGAATCATATATGCCTTCGCCGAGAGATTTAATCAAACGCCGAGTGTTGTAAAATTAGGCCGTTCGGTTCGATTTACACACTCTATTATTAAAGACGAAAGTTTGATGAGAAAACGTGCATCATGGACAAAAAATTAAAAAACTGTATTTTTTAGAGGTTATTTTGTGAGTGTCAGGCAACAAAAAAGGGAACCGGTAAAAAAACCAGTTCCCTGTGGATATTCTACTGGACTTCGGCAGCTAAGCTGACAATCCAGCAACAGCAGCGTCCTCACTGTCGAAATGTTCAAACACATTAACCAAACGACTCAGAACAATGAGATTTTTGATATGTTTCCCGACATTGATGACCCCCACGCGTCCTTGTTTTCGTGACGCAGCAGCGTATGCCTCCATCAAGGTGCCAAGACCTGAACTATCGATCCGATTGACCTGCTCAAAATTGATGAGGATACGTGGGGTATCAGAAGCCTCTATTTGTGGCAAGATAACTTCCCGTAAGTCTGATACGGAACGTCCGCCCACCTTTCCAGTGGGTTTCAAAATCGAGATGCCATTTTGCTGGCGAATTTGCGTTTTCATTTTTTTCTCCTTTTTTTATTTTGAAATTTGTCACTGTTAATTATTTTTAGGATGTGTTGACTTAACCCGAATTCTATTAAAAAACCTCTTTTTATCTCAAATCCAAGTCGGTGTCCGTTTTGAGGCGTTTGTAGGATGTTTCAAAAGACGCTCCCCAAGGTTTCTCCTCTGTGTGAGGGTCGCGCGGTTCAGCAGACACGACAGTCTCATCGTAGCCGAAAGCGAGGTAACCGATGCCGAAGAGCAACAAACAGACGAGGATTAGATTAATCATTAGGAAGCGCATTTTTTTCTCCTTATTAGAATAGGACTTGCATTTGAATTTGCAAGTGGCAATTTTGCTAAAATTTTACATCCGTTGATTTAAGTGACGCACCTTAGATGTCGAAAGGTTGCATTATTTTGAAAAAGGGTGTTGAAACCAAATGAACCCAATTTGAGAGAATGGAGAGATAGAAGATACATTCTCCGAACCTCTCAACCCTTGCGTTTTCCCTTTCGCTTATATAGAGTTCGTTCAGATAAAAAAGATAGTAAAAAATTTATCAAAGGCATTTATCTTTTTTTATGTTTCAACTCCGCTCTTTTGGCGCAGCTTGCAAACCAAAACTTGCTATTAATAAAGTGAGGTTGTCGTTACTACAAATGAGTTCCAAAACAGTTGCATTTTTTTCATAAAATGCCCTATGGAAGATTAGGTGGTGGGAATATTAAAGAATCTAAAATGCGCGGATTACCTTGGCAACGAAACGCTGTTTAAATTCCTGGGCGTTTGGGTCACCGAGGATGATGAAAAAGTCGGTGCCAGCATAACCCGAACGACGCAGTGCAAAGTAAATATTAACGCCCTCTGCCTGCCATATTAACCGGCTCCCAAGGCTAAGAGCCGGACTGAAGTCATAGGTGAGTGTTAAAATCTGTTGATAGCGTGTCTCGAAATGCCATTGGATTTGCGAGGACAACCCCACAGTGAAGTTATAGGCACGGAGATTCAGATTTCCGCTGATGCGCTGAATCGTTTCGCCTGCCTGTTCACCCCAATTGTAGGTAATACCGACATTATTGAATCTATCAGAAGCACGCGCACGTAATCCGATGCTGAAAACACTATCGCTGAATTCTTCAAATTGCCCACCCTTCCAGCCAGCGGCGAGCGCGTAGTCACTATGTGTTAGGATCAGTGAAGATATGGACAGATCACGCCGAAAGACCTCGCCTTCGTAAGTATTAGAAATCTCGCTTTGGATAGAAGCGAATACTCTACGGAAGAATCCTTCACGCCACTCGTTACGGAAATAACTCCCTAAACTTACACCGCGATAACCCGTAAATGGATGGTATCCGAGTCGATTGACGAAATCTGAATCCGCAAAAAATACGGATAAATATGGCTGAACGAGTTGCCCTTGGTGGATTACATTGGTGTACCCGTTCCTTCCGGTCGATTCGTCTGCCCAGCTTTGGGCGAAGCCAGACCGTACTGAAAACTTGTCAAATCTTACATCGCCTGACAAGTAACCTACATTGTTCGCTGCGGTGTCACGGTGATGATTTGAAAGGAACGCTGCTCTGATATTGGATGTTGTTGTTAGCGATTGTGAAGCTTGCAGGATAACGTTTTGATTGTTTCGGTGATATGTGCCAAGGGTGCCAACCGAAGTTTTTTTGCCAATCTTTCCAAAGACTTTAAGCCCGCCATCCATATCCATTATTCGCCGCGAATGGAAAAAACTGCCGAGGCGATAGACATTGCCGCCTTCCGAAAAGAAAGGTCTCCGATCCGCAACGAAGCGTTCACCATAAGAAAAATCAATACCCTCCACGGCTTGTTCAATGTTGTCAAAATCAGGGTTTGCTGTGCCGATGAGTCGCAGTTGTGGCGTAACTTCATAGCGGAGGTCGGCTCCCGCGCGGGCGGTATACGCGCGTTCATCGGTTTCCGTTTCACTAATACCCCCAATTAGATAGGGTAATAACTTAAGTTCACGTTTCCGAGGCGGCGGAAGTACGTCAATCCAGTGTCCATCGTTTTCCCTAAACTCATTGACCCCCAAATTACACCACCATGAACGCTCCCCAGTGCGTTGTTGGAATCTATCGACATTGATACCCATCCGAACGGGTTGAGTTGTGTCTGGATAATCAAGCATCTGCCACGGGATCTCCATCTCCACGATCCAGCCATCTTCTACAATCTGTGCAGCGGCTTTCCACAACCCGATCCATTCGCTTTTCTCCGCACGTCCAGTGGCAAGATGGGCGTATTTTGTGCCGAGCGGATTTACAATAAAGAAATTTCTGTCGGAAAACTGATGTGTATGAAACGGGTCGAGACTGAAGGAGACCCAGTCTTCTCCACGGATGCGCGTCTGGTCCTTCGTCTGGCGCGCCACAATTTTAGCGGGCATATCGTCGTAGAGATGAAGTCCGACATAGATGGCTGTGTCCGTATAAACGACCCGACCCACCGATTGGTTCCTTGCCGGTTTTTCGGTGCGTTCGTCGGTGAAACCGGTAGCTTGCGGTGCATCTTGCCAGCAAGTATCGTTGAGAACACCATCAAGGGTGGGTGGCTGCTCTGTTCTTAGGGCAGTGAGTTCTTTTTTTACCGTCATGTCGCTTAAGGCAATTCTTGGTTGAGAACCTATCGTGAATACCAAAACTGCAATCATTAACAAATTTATTTTCATGCGCTTCCTCTAAGGCTACTAATCTTTTTTCTCACGACTTACGCAATTCCGTGGTAGGTGCGGTTTCCCAACCGCACCGATCGCGTGATAAATAGCGGAATCTGCTATAAATCGAATCGCATTTTATAAAAATTGATAGCGAAACCCAACTTCCGATAATTTTTGGCGTGTTGGGTTTCGCTCCCTGTATCTGCACCGATGTCAGTGTTAATGCCGCGCCGTGCTGGCATAAAATTCCGAGATGCTTTCAACGCCGCGAAGAAGTGCTTCATCACTCAAGCGAAACGCCTCGCGTATTTTCAGTTTTTGCTTGTTTTCTATCGAATCAAGCAATCGTTGATTTAGTACGACATGGACGGTGTCCGCATTTTCTCGAAATTCCTGCAGTCCCTGTTCTGCTTTTTCGGCGCGACGTTCACCTTCAAAATTGAAGGGACACGTCACAACGCCTACTGCTAAAGCCCCTTGGTTTCGAGCGAGCGAGGCAATCAGCGGCGCAGCCCCTGCACCCGTTCCCCCGCCCATACCCGCTATAATAAAAACGAGGTCGGCATCTGCAACGATGGAATGAAGTTTCTCGCGATCCTCCTCAGCAGCCTTTTTACCCATCTCTGGATCCGCTCCGCAATATCCTGGCGTGCTGTTCATACCGATCCGCACAGGTGTTGCGTCATTGTGTTTGTCAAGTGCTTCCTTGACTACGTCCACAGCGTAAAAGTCAACATCTGTCAAACCTGCTTCAATCATCCATTTGACAGCGTTTCCGCCTGCACCGCCAACACCCACAACCTTGATTTTGTGTCGGAGACGCTTGGATTCTTCACGTCTATATGACATAGTTCTCCCTCTTTCAGATTCGACACCGAACTCCTTGCGCAGGAGTTCACGGGTCTGTCTTAATTTGGTCTTGATTGTCCCTATCGCCAATCCAAGTTCAGCGTGGATCTCTTTGATATTCCACGATTCCAGATAGTATAGCACAGCAACACTGCGTACTTTATCTGGTAGGTGATGCACGACTTCTCTAACATCTTCGAGAAGTTCTGTTTCTCGGAAACGTGCAACCGCATTCTGATCAATATAATTAGTTAAGTCAGGGTGCGGAATTTCACTTCTCGAATGATGCCCGGAAGTGTAGTATCTCTTACAAGCGTTGTAAGCGATACGCTGCAACCAGCCACCAAAACTTTCGGTGCGCCGCAGTCCGCCGATATTTTCCCAGACGGCTCTCCAGATGTCCATGAGGATTTCTTCAGCGTCCCGGCGTTGTCTCGAATTCGCGATAATAACTTTCTCTATGCGCGGACTATAACGCGACATCAGTTCTGTAAACGCCAACTCATCACCGGCTTGTGTAAGCCGAATGAGGTCTTCATCTGTCAGATTGATGTATGTTAATAGATCGTATCGCATAGGCATTTCCCAATTGGGTTTTGAATTAAAGAGGGAGATTTTTCGGTAAGTGGTTTAAAAAAAGCAAGAAATTGCATTTTGAGGTAGAGCAGGTTTCTCAGAAACCTCTTGTGTAAGAAATGAGGGAACAAGCATCTGGGGAACTTTAACTGACTGTTACGTGAATGATGTTTCGGGGTTGGATTTTTCTTAACACTGCATTGACTTGCAACATAGCAGGTTGGATGTCTTGAAGCCGATTGCTTCTGGCGGAGATGAGAATGACACCGATCGCGTATTTGCGGAAGTTCTGCTGATGTTCGATACCTTTGTCCATTGTCACCAGTGCGTCAAATGCTGCTGCGGCTTGCTCAAGGAGTTCGCCATTTCGCATCCCTTTCCACCCTTGCCGAGAAACCGTCGTAACTTGAAAATCAGCATCAAAATATCGGACCAATCGCCAGTCTAAGTTTTCATCAAGTAGAACGCGCATGTTATTTTGAATCTCTGAATGTTGTTGGCTCGTTGCGATCCTTATAGCATTGTGGGCTCACAAATGCGTAAACCTTGGAACAACACAGCACAACGCGAATCGATCTTATTGTGGGTGTGATCCAATTGCTTGGGTCAGCGCGAGTTCTAAAAAAGCGATTGCTTGTTCCCGAGAGACAGAAGGGAATCCTTCAAGAAAATAGTCGAGACTCTCACCAGCTTTTAGGTGATCAATGAGTGTCTTTACGGGAACACGGGTGCCGGTAAACACGGGCGTCCCTCCATGAATCTCAGGATCCTGATTTATCACTTGCTCTGGTTTCATTTTTAGGGTCCTCCTTGTTATTTTTTGCAGATAAATCTTTGATCTACCTGAGTTACTACCTTGTGGCGACCTATTAAGTTGTGCTTGCTTTAGTCTCAAGCGTCAGGGGCATCTTTATCCAAAAACTTTGGTAAATTATACCATTTTCCGCAGCGAGGATGCCAATCAAATCAATCTTCACGAACTTCATCCTCTGCCTTTAAGTACTTCAGAGGACTTTCGACGATATAATCCCCCGACTCCTCAAGAAACTGCTGCACCAGATAGACATGTCCGACACCGATAATCAGTAGAATGCGATCATCGGTAGACTCCGTGATGCGCGTCAGATTCACAAAGATTTTGAGATTCCGGACATACCAAATATGGGCGAGCCAATTCACCCCTGGATATTCGTCTCCTAACCCAACACGTGCATCATGTAAATATGCTCGCTGACTTGCCCGGCTCCATGCTGGCTGATTGAGACGTATAAGCATGTCAATTATTGGCTCATATTTCTCCGGTTCAATCCAGACTGTTCCATCCTCATCCACTATAACTTTTCCTGGATCTCTGGGATGGGATCCGAAGAGGTGTTCCTGATTGTGTTTCTTTGCAAAGTCAATCGTGTTTATCAAATTACTATCAATACCGCCTCTAAAGATTGGATTGTCTTTACTGCTTCGGAAATAATC from Candidatus Poribacteria bacterium carries:
- a CDS encoding DUF5916 domain-containing protein; its protein translation is MKINLLMIAVLVFTIGSQPRIALSDMTVKKELTALRTEQPPTLDGVLNDTCWQDAPQATGFTDERTEKPARNQSVGRVVYTDTAIYVGLHLYDDMPAKIVARQTKDQTRIRGEDWVSFSLDPFHTHQFSDRNFFIVNPLGTKYAHLATGRAEKSEWIGLWKAAAQIVEDGWIVEMEIPWQMLDYPDTTQPVRMGINVDRFQQRTGERSWWCNLGVNEFRENDGHWIDVLPPPRKRELKLLPYLIGGISETETDERAYTARAGADLRYEVTPQLRLIGTANPDFDNIEQAVEGIDFSYGERFVADRRPFFSEGGNVYRLGSFFHSRRIMDMDGGLKVFGKIGKKTSVGTLGTYHRNNQNVILQASQSLTTTSNIRAAFLSNHHRDTAANNVGYLSGDVRFDKFSVRSGFAQSWADESTGRNGYTNVIHQGQLVQPYLSVFFADSDFVNRLGYHPFTGYRGVSLGSYFRNEWREGFFRRVFASIQSEISNTYEGEVFRRDLSISSLILTHSDYALAAGWKGGQFEEFSDSVFSIGLRARASDRFNNVGITYNWGEQAGETIQRISGNLNLRAYNFTVGLSSQIQWHFETRYQQILTLTYDFSPALSLGSRLIWQAEGVNIYFALRRSGYAGTDFFIILGDPNAQEFKQRFVAKVIRAF
- a CDS encoding DUF433 domain-containing protein yields the protein MKPEQVINQDPEIHGGTPVFTGTRVPVKTLIDHLKAGESLDYFLEGFPSVSREQAIAFLELALTQAIGSHPQ
- a CDS encoding DUF5694 domain-containing protein codes for the protein MKPTIMILGTTHLSNPGMDGINTKMDDVLAPKRQREIKQLIKQLKAFSPTKIAMEVDFSRDAEINADYQGYLNGTYQLKRNEGHQIGFRLAKQLGHSKIYCVDYFRSSKDNPIFRGGIDSNLINTIDFAKKHNQEHLFGSHPRDPGKVIVDEDGTVWIEPEKYEPIIDMLIRLNQPAWSRASQRAYLHDARVGLGDEYPGVNWLAHIWYVRNLKIFVNLTRITESTDDRILLIIGVGHVYLVQQFLEESGDYIVESPLKYLKAEDEVRED
- a CDS encoding DUF5615 family PIN-like protein: MRVLLDENLDWRLVRYFDADFQVTTVSRQGWKGMRNGELLEQAAAAFDALVTMDKGIEHQQNFRKYAIGVILISARSNRLQDIQPAMLQVNAVLRKIQPRNIIHVTVS
- a CDS encoding sigma-70 family RNA polymerase sigma factor gives rise to the protein MRYDLLTYINLTDEDLIRLTQAGDELAFTELMSRYSPRIEKVIIANSRQRRDAEEILMDIWRAVWENIGGLRRTESFGGWLQRIAYNACKRYYTSGHHSRSEIPHPDLTNYIDQNAVARFRETELLEDVREVVHHLPDKVRSVAVLYYLESWNIKEIHAELGLAIGTIKTKLRQTRELLRKEFGVESERGRTMSYRREESKRLRHKIKVVGVGGAGGNAVKWMIEAGLTDVDFYAVDVVKEALDKHNDATPVRIGMNSTPGYCGADPEMGKKAAEEDREKLHSIVADADLVFIIAGMGGGTGAGAAPLIASLARNQGALAVGVVTCPFNFEGERRAEKAEQGLQEFRENADTVHVVLNQRLLDSIENKQKLKIREAFRLSDEALLRGVESISEFYASTARH